Proteins encoded in a region of the Scyliorhinus canicula chromosome 2, sScyCan1.1, whole genome shotgun sequence genome:
- the frzb gene encoding secreted frizzled-related protein 3 isoform X2, whose product MLHLGVSSVLLWMASVSPLRLAEAAACEPIRIPMCRPMPWNMTKMPNHLHHSTQDNAVLAIEQYEGLVGINCSPVLLFFLCAMYAPICTIDFQHEPIKPCKSVCERARDGCEPVMRRYNHSWPENLACEDFPVYDRGVCISPEAIVTVDAPVPDLSIHSSINNCRNLGGDSCKCPAVKLTQKVYLKNNYNYVIRAKVKEVRNKCHDVATTVEVKDVLKSSLVNIPKETVTLHTSSACLCPEIKTNEEYVILGYEDEERARLLLVEGSIAVKWKDRLGKRIKNWDQKLRQDRRKGRSGQPNREKRLQPRDTAVASKQRNRNRNAKPARQ is encoded by the exons ATGCTTCACCTTGGAGTCTCCTCCGTGCTGCTGTGGATGGCAAGTGTGTCTCCACTTCGCCTGGCAGAGGCTGCAGCCTGTGAGCCCATCCGGATCCCCATGTGCAGACCAATGCCCTGGAACATGACCAAGATGCCGAACCATCTGCACCACAGCACCCAGGATAACGCCGTGCTGGCCATCGAGCAGTACGAGGGGCTGGTGGGCATCAACTGCAGCCCGGTGTTGCTCTTCTTCCTGTGTGCCATGTACGCGCCCATCTGCACCATCGACTTCCAGCACGAGCCCATCAAACCCTGCAAGTCGGTGTGCGAGAGAGCGCGGGACGGCTGCGAGCCCGTCATGAGGAGGTACAACCACAGCTGGCCGGAGAACCTGGCGTGCGAGGACTTCCCCGTGTACGACCGCGGGGTGTGCATCTCCCCCGAGGCCATCGTGACCGTGGATGCCCCCG TTCCAGATCTTTCCATCCATTCTTCCATTAATAACTGCAGGAACTTGGGAGGAG ACAGCTGCAAATGCCCAGCAGTGAAACTCACTCAGAAAGTTTACCTGAAGAATAACTACAATTACG TCATCCGCGCCAAAGTGAAAGAAGTGAGGAATAAATGTCACGACGTGGCCACCACAGTGGAGGTGAAAGATGTTCTGAAATCTTCCCTGGTGAATATCCCCAAGGAAACGGTGACTCTTCACACGAGCTCGGCCTGCCTGTGTCCCGAAATCAAGACGAACGAGGAGTATGTAATCCTGGGCTACGAGGATGAGGAGAGGGCGAG GTTACTTTTGGTGGAGGGTTCCATAGCTGTGAAATGGAAAGATCGACTTGGAAAAAGAATCAAG AACTGGGACCAGAAGCTCCGCCAGGATAGGAGGAAGGGCCGAAGCGGCCAACCAAACAGAGAGAAGCGCCTCCAGCCTAGAGACACAGCAGTCGCGTCGAAGCAGAGGAACAGAAACAGGAATGCAAAGCCAGCACGTCAGTAA
- the frzb gene encoding secreted frizzled-related protein 3 isoform X1, whose protein sequence is MLHLGVSSVLLWMASVSPLRLAEAAACEPIRIPMCRPMPWNMTKMPNHLHHSTQDNAVLAIEQYEGLVGINCSPVLLFFLCAMYAPICTIDFQHEPIKPCKSVCERARDGCEPVMRRYNHSWPENLACEDFPVYDRGVCISPEAIVTVDAPETVPDLSIHSSINNCRNLGGDSCKCPAVKLTQKVYLKNNYNYVIRAKVKEVRNKCHDVATTVEVKDVLKSSLVNIPKETVTLHTSSACLCPEIKTNEEYVILGYEDEERARLLLVEGSIAVKWKDRLGKRIKNWDQKLRQDRRKGRSGQPNREKRLQPRDTAVASKQRNRNRNAKPARQ, encoded by the exons ATGCTTCACCTTGGAGTCTCCTCCGTGCTGCTGTGGATGGCAAGTGTGTCTCCACTTCGCCTGGCAGAGGCTGCAGCCTGTGAGCCCATCCGGATCCCCATGTGCAGACCAATGCCCTGGAACATGACCAAGATGCCGAACCATCTGCACCACAGCACCCAGGATAACGCCGTGCTGGCCATCGAGCAGTACGAGGGGCTGGTGGGCATCAACTGCAGCCCGGTGTTGCTCTTCTTCCTGTGTGCCATGTACGCGCCCATCTGCACCATCGACTTCCAGCACGAGCCCATCAAACCCTGCAAGTCGGTGTGCGAGAGAGCGCGGGACGGCTGCGAGCCCGTCATGAGGAGGTACAACCACAGCTGGCCGGAGAACCTGGCGTGCGAGGACTTCCCCGTGTACGACCGCGGGGTGTGCATCTCCCCCGAGGCCATCGTGACCGTGGATGCCCCCG AAACAGTTCCAGATCTTTCCATCCATTCTTCCATTAATAACTGCAGGAACTTGGGAGGAG ACAGCTGCAAATGCCCAGCAGTGAAACTCACTCAGAAAGTTTACCTGAAGAATAACTACAATTACG TCATCCGCGCCAAAGTGAAAGAAGTGAGGAATAAATGTCACGACGTGGCCACCACAGTGGAGGTGAAAGATGTTCTGAAATCTTCCCTGGTGAATATCCCCAAGGAAACGGTGACTCTTCACACGAGCTCGGCCTGCCTGTGTCCCGAAATCAAGACGAACGAGGAGTATGTAATCCTGGGCTACGAGGATGAGGAGAGGGCGAG GTTACTTTTGGTGGAGGGTTCCATAGCTGTGAAATGGAAAGATCGACTTGGAAAAAGAATCAAG AACTGGGACCAGAAGCTCCGCCAGGATAGGAGGAAGGGCCGAAGCGGCCAACCAAACAGAGAGAAGCGCCTCCAGCCTAGAGACACAGCAGTCGCGTCGAAGCAGAGGAACAGAAACAGGAATGCAAAGCCAGCACGTCAGTAA